The following coding sequences lie in one Meles meles chromosome X, mMelMel3.1 paternal haplotype, whole genome shotgun sequence genomic window:
- the ATG4A gene encoding cysteine protease ATG4A isoform X3 — protein sequence MLRCGQMMLAQALICRHLGRDWNWEKQKEQPKEYQRILQCFLDRKDCCYSIHQMAQMGVGEGKSIGEWFGPNTVAQVLKKLALFDEWNSLAVYVSMDNTVVIEDIKKMCCVLPLSADTVGESPPDTLNASNQSKGTPAGRPAWKPLLLIVPLRLGINQINPVYVDAFKECFKMPQSLGALGGKPNNAYYFIGFLGDELIFLDPHTTQTFVDTEENGTVDDQTFHCLQSPQRMNILNLDPSVALGFFCKEEKDFDSWCSLVQKEILKENLRMFELVQKHPSHWPPFVPPAKPEVTTTGAEFIDSTEQLEEFDLEEDFEILSV from the exons ACTGGAACtgggagaaacaaaaagaacaaccCAAAGAATACCAACGGATCCTCCAGTGCTTCTTAGATAGAAAGGACTGTTGCTACTCTATCCATCAAATGG CGCAAATGGGTGTAGGAGAAGGGAAGTCAATTGGTGAATGGTTTGGACCAAATACAGTTGCACAGGTGTTAAA AAAACTTGCTTTATTTGACGAATGGAATTCCTTGGCTGTTTATGTTTCCATGGATAACACAGTAGTCATTGAAGATATCA AAAAAATGTGCTGTGTCCTTCCCTTGAGTGCCGATACAGTGGGTGAGAGTCCCCCTGACACTCTGAACGCGTCGAACCAGAGTAAGGGCACCCCTGCGGGCCGACCAGCCTGGAAACCCCTGCTGCTCATTGTGCCCCTTCGCCTGGGCATAAACCAAATCAACCCTGTCTACGTTGATGCATTCAAA gAGTGTTTTAAGATGCCACAGTCTTTAGGGGCATTAGGAGGAAAACCAAATAACGCCTATTATTTCATAGGATTCTTAG GTGATGAGCTCATTTTCTTGGACCCTCACACAACCCAGACTTTTGTTGACACTGAAGAGAATGGAACAGTTGATGACCAGACTTTCCATTGCCTACAGTCCCCCCAGCGAATGAACATCTTGAACTTGGATCCTTCCGTAGCGCTG GgatttttctgcaaagaagaaaaggaCTTTGATAGCTGGTGTAGCCTTGTACAGAAG GAAATCCTAAAGGAAAACTTAAGGATGTTTGAATTAGTTCAGAAACATCCATCACACTGGCCTCCCTTTGTTCCTCCAGCTAAGCCAGAAGTGACAACCACTGGGGCAG AATTCATTGACTCTACTGAACAACTAGAGGAATTTGACCTGGAGGAAGATTTCGAGATCCTGAGCGTCTAG